A part of Cryptococcus decagattii chromosome 2, complete sequence genomic DNA contains:
- a CDS encoding 40S ribosomal protein S12-A — protein sequence MSDAGSETASNHPEVEAQEVEVAAQSGPMSVEDALEQVIKTALVHDGLARGLRECAKALDKKEAHLCVLVETVTEAEYLKLIEALCTEHGIQLIKVSDAKVLGQSWAALALSSPTTVRTLPLSRSSLSTSRPAKCLAPLLLDNIRFCPWWFHC from the exons ATGTCTGACGCTGGATCTGAAACCGCTTCCAACCACCCCGAAGTCGAGGCCCAAGAGGTCGAGGTCGCCGCCCAGTCCGGCCCCATGTCTGTCGAGGATGCTCTCGAGCAGGTCATCAAGACCGCTCTCGTCCACGACGGTCTTGCCAGGGGTTTGAGGGAGTGCGCCAAGGCTCTTGACAAGAAGGAGGCTCACCTCTGTGTCCTTGTCGAGACTGTCACCGAGG CCGAGTATCTCAAGCTCATCGAGGCTCTCTGCACTGAGCACGGTATCcagctcatcaaggtcTCTGACGCCAAGGTCCTTGGTCA GTCGTGGGCTGCTCTTGCGTTGTCATCACCAACTACGGTGAGGACTCTGCCGCTCTCCAGGTCCTCCTTGAGT ACTTCAAGACCCGCTAAATGCCTCGCACCTCTCCTGCTCGACAA CATTCGATTCTGCCCTTGGTGGTTTCATTGTTAG